One Pseudomonas lalucatii genomic window carries:
- the gmhB gene encoding D-glycero-beta-D-manno-heptose 1,7-bisphosphate 7-phosphatase has translation MKLLILDRDGVINHDSDAYIKSLEEWIPLPGAIAAIARLSRAGWTVAVATNQSGLARGYYDLATLEAMHARLRQLVAEQGGELGLIVHCPHGPDDGCACRKPRPGMLQAIAEHYAVPLTGVWFVGDSSGDLDAARAVDCRPVLVKTGKGERTLAKALPEGTLVFEDLAAVADHLLS, from the coding sequence ATGAAACTACTGATTCTCGACCGCGACGGCGTGATCAATCACGACTCCGACGCCTACATAAAATCCCTCGAGGAGTGGATCCCGCTGCCCGGGGCCATCGCGGCCATCGCCCGCCTGTCCAGGGCCGGCTGGACCGTGGCGGTGGCCACCAACCAGTCGGGGCTGGCCCGCGGCTACTATGATCTGGCGACCCTGGAGGCGATGCACGCGCGCCTGCGCCAACTGGTGGCGGAGCAGGGCGGCGAGCTCGGCCTGATCGTCCATTGCCCCCACGGGCCGGACGACGGCTGCGCCTGCCGCAAACCCAGACCCGGCATGCTCCAGGCCATCGCCGAGCATTACGCGGTGCCACTCACTGGCGTCTGGTTCGTCGGCGACAGCAGCGGTGACCTCGATGCCGCCCGCGCCGTCGATTGTCGGCCCGTGCTGGTCAAGACCGGCAAGGGCGAACGCACCCTGGCCAAGGCATTGCCAGAGGGCACCCTGGTATTCGAGGATCTGGCGGCGGTCGCC